A window of the Mesotoga prima MesG1.Ag.4.2 genome harbors these coding sequences:
- a CDS encoding cobalamin B12-binding domain-containing protein, with protein MQRVSDDFGKNLSVSASAAMEYESQGEKMLKRVNELMAAREDISELLGMNPLYIMYDNNSNHLQFISNVIKLNDYDLLAKSLPWVYKTYTSRDFSVEFFPEVLKAWMKAIDEFLTPESAAQVIEVYLEMLDSHNAAVEHAQEGLIQMKVDEDWKAIERQTVLALLTGDYKKLREIANREINSEKLLADFYLKVVQPAMYEIGYLWQTGEISIAEEHLATSLMNRLMASTYSMIETVPSHPRRKAVVLSSQNEYHELGARILADLLELSGWNVSYLGANTPVSEVLKHLKKNLPFLLAISVTMSFNLDLTKKLIQSVHNDSDFKTMRIMVGGLVINESEDLWKRLGADGTAESADEAIELAKQWWKERE; from the coding sequence ATGCAGAGAGTATCGGATGATTTTGGAAAAAATCTGAGTGTTTCAGCCTCGGCGGCTATGGAGTACGAGTCTCAGGGAGAGAAGATGCTAAAGAGGGTTAACGAGCTTATGGCGGCGAGAGAGGACATTTCTGAACTTCTCGGTATGAATCCGCTATACATAATGTATGACAACAACTCGAATCATCTCCAATTCATCTCAAACGTCATTAAGCTGAACGACTACGATCTCCTGGCGAAGTCTCTACCCTGGGTATATAAGACTTACACCTCGAGGGATTTCTCTGTCGAATTCTTTCCTGAAGTCTTGAAGGCCTGGATGAAGGCGATAGATGAGTTTCTAACTCCGGAAAGCGCCGCTCAGGTAATCGAAGTATATCTTGAAATGTTGGATTCACATAATGCGGCTGTAGAACATGCTCAGGAGGGTCTGATCCAGATGAAGGTTGACGAGGACTGGAAGGCTATCGAGAGGCAAACCGTCTTAGCCCTGCTCACAGGCGATTATAAAAAGCTTAGAGAGATTGCTAACCGTGAAATCAATAGCGAAAAATTGCTCGCCGATTTCTATTTGAAGGTAGTTCAGCCTGCAATGTACGAGATAGGTTACCTATGGCAGACCGGTGAGATATCCATTGCCGAGGAACATCTCGCGACTTCTCTTATGAATAGGCTTATGGCAAGCACATACAGCATGATCGAGACCGTACCTTCGCACCCCAGAAGAAAGGCCGTTGTGCTCAGTTCGCAGAACGAATACCACGAGCTTGGAGCAAGGATACTTGCCGACCTTCTTGAACTGAGCGGCTGGAATGTCAGCTATCTCGGAGCAAATACACCGGTGTCCGAAGTGCTCAAGCATCTGAAGAAGAATCTTCCTTTTTTGCTGGCGATCTCCGTTACGATGTCCTTCAATCTCGATCTCACGAAAAAGCTAATTCAGTCCGTTCACAATGATAGTGACTTCAAAACAATGAGGATCATGGTCGGAGGTCTGGTAATCAACGAATCAGAGGATCTCTGGAAGAGACTGGGTGCCGATGGAACTGCCGAATCGGCCGATGAGGCTATCGAGCTTGCCAAACAATGGTGGAAAGAGCGTGAATGA